The following is a genomic window from Amycolatopsis australiensis.
CGATGTGGCCGGAAACCGCCGTACCACGGCCGCGGTGTCCTTTCGGGATTTTCCGCAGTCTACCTTCGACGCGCCCGGTGAAACCGTGCGTTCGTCATGGTCCGGACCATGAATCGGGCACGGCCCGTCCCGGTCACGGAAACCCTACGCCGGACGCCAGCAGGTGGAACGCCCGTTCGGCCGCGGCGACGGCCTCCGGGTGGCGGCGGGCCGCCGGCACACCGGCCACGACCGCGTCCATGTTCGCCGTGGCCAGCGTCCGGCGGACCGCCGCGATCTGCGCGGCGGCCAGGCCGGCGTCGAGCGGCGGCACACCGGCCTCGGCGAGTGCCGCGGCCAGCGCCGCCTCCCCCGCGCCGGAGAACTCCGCCAGCCGCGCCGCCAGCGCCGGCGTCCCGGTGACCAGCCGGAAGACCGCGAGCACGGCGGGCTCGTCGCACAGGCCCGTGACAGGCTCCCGCCGGTCGAGGCCGCGCAGGAACGCCTCCCGCAGGGCGCCCAGCGCCCCCTGTCGCGGAGCCCGGCCGCGGACGACGTCCGCCGCGTCGGTCTCGTGGTCGGCGAACCGGTGCAGCACCAGGTCCTCCTTGGTCGGGAAGTAGGCGAAGAGCGTCCGCTTGGACACGTCGGCCACCCGCGCCACCTCGGCGACCCCGACGGCGTCGAACCCGCGCTCGAGGAAGAGCCCGATCGCCGCCGCCGAGATCGCCGCCCGCGTGCGTTGCTTCTTCCGCTCCCGCAGGCCCAGTTCGTCCGTCACGTCACGCAGCGTAGCGCCCACTGCTCAGACCTGCTGGGAGCCCGGGTCTGCCCGCTTGCACTACGTAGCTGCGGCCGTTCTTGCCTTGGTCCCGGCGCCGTCGCGCTGGGACCAAGGCAAGAACCGGCCGGGGGTTGGAACGGTTCATGGCGGGAGCGTGACCCGGACCCGTACACGAGTCGTACAAACCACGCAGACCTCCGAATGGATCTATCCGGCGAGGTCAAACCGGTCCTAGCATCCGGCTATGGGGGAACTCATCGGGCAGGTTGAGACCACCTCACTCACCATCCGGGTCCTCGGTCCGCTGGAGGTCGCCGCCGCCGGGCGGGTGATCCCGCTGGGCGGGCCGAAGCCCCGGCTGCTGCTGGCCGCCCTGGCGCTGCAGCCGAACGTCGTCGTGTCCGCCGACGTGCT
Proteins encoded in this region:
- a CDS encoding TetR/AcrR family transcriptional regulator — protein: MTDELGLRERKKQRTRAAISAAAIGLFLERGFDAVGVAEVARVADVSKRTLFAYFPTKEDLVLHRFADHETDAADVVRGRAPRQGALGALREAFLRGLDRREPVTGLCDEPAVLAVFRLVTGTPALAARLAEFSGAGEAALAAALAEAGVPPLDAGLAAAQIAAVRRTLATANMDAVVAGVPAARRHPEAVAAAERAFHLLASGVGFP